A window of the Athene noctua chromosome 31, bAthNoc1.hap1.1, whole genome shotgun sequence genome harbors these coding sequences:
- the CHCHD5 gene encoding coiled-coil-helix-coiled-coil-helix domain-containing protein 5, whose protein sequence is MQAALEITARYCRSEMEQYGRCVAASPASWQRDCHGLRLSMSRCAAAHPIVQQIRRDCAEPFAAFEQCLKENQASVVNCSDHVNAFLLCADQVKLST, encoded by the exons AT GCAGGCGGCCCTGGAGATCACGGCGCGTTACTGCCGCAGCGAGATGGAGCAGTATGGGCGGTGCGTGGCCGCCAGCCCGGCCTCCTGGCAGCGCGACTGTCACGGCCTCCGCCTCAGCATGTCCCGCTGCGCCGCCGCGCA CCCGATCGTGCAGCAGATCCGCCGGGACTGCGCGGAGCCGTTCGCTGCCTTCGAGCAGTGCCTGAAGGAGAACCAGGCCTCCGTCGTGAACTGCAGCGACCACGTCAACGCCTTCCTGCTCTGCGCTGACCAGGTGAAGCTCTCCACGtga